TACAAAGTAGCTTAGGTTCTAAAAAAATTCTTAAGTTTATACTTGTAGTTACTTTTTCTATCTTTGTTCTGGTTTATTTATTAGTTTTTTCATTTTTTCTCTGTATTATTCTTATATTTTGGTCGGTTTTTGTTGTTTACCCTTGTGTAACATGTATTTTTCTAATATCTTTTCTATTGTTTGCTGCTGTTCATCTCTTTCTGTTCTCGTTTTTTTCTTATTATTTATATTATTATTTATATTATTATTTATATTATTATATACACTGCTATTTTTTGTTCTATTTTTTTGCTCTGTTTTATTTTTGATTTTTTCCTGTTTGCTTAGTTTATATATAATATTGAATGTTTTTTCTAATAGTTCTTCTGTTGAATTGAGTATTTGCTTTAATATTTGATATGCGTTTTTTTTTGGCATATACTTTATTTTTGAACCTTTGTATTCCCCAAGTCTTATTATGAATGTTTTTATTACATTGTTTTTTTTGAGGAAGCCCAAATCTTTTTGTAATGTTTTCATTTTAATGACTGCGTAGCCCTCTTTTTTTTAAAAAGTTGGCCAAGTTAAGTATGTCTTGTTGGTTATATCCTAACTTGTTTTTATTTAGATATTTTAAGATGGAAATTAGTTTTATTAGTCTAACTTGATTTTTCTTGAGTTTGCTGTTATTATATAAAAAGAAATTTAAATTTTTCATCGATTTATCCTTTATTTCAGTTTGTTTAAGACCTTGATTTTTAGGTCTTTTTTGTCTCTATGTTTAAAAAACAAAATCAACATAATTTATATATATACTAAAAAAGTTATTTTGTCAATTTGATTTACAAAATGATGTTCATAGTTTATAATAAAGTTAGTTATATTAGACAATAATTTGTGCTATTAATGAAAACTTATTTAGGAGATAGAATGTTGTGCGAATTACATTAAAATTTTTAAATTCT
This sequence is a window from Borrelia parkeri. Protein-coding genes within it:
- a CDS encoding plasmid maintenance protein; this encodes MKTLQKDLGFLKKNNVIKTFIIRLGEYKGSKIKYMPKKNAYQILKQILNSTEELLEKTFNIIYKLSKQEKIKNKTEQKNRTKNSSVYNNINNNINNNINNKKKTRTERDEQQQTIEKILEKYMLHKGKQQKPTKI